The nucleotide window TGAGTATTCATTTCTCTCTTCATTGGTTTCACCTTTACCACCTATAACTTCTGGTGCTACGTATGCTAGAGTTCCACAAAATGTCTTCATAAAACTACCATTACCTTGTACTTTTGCTAATCCAAAATCTGTTATCTTTACAAGGACAGGGTCATCCTGttcaattaaaatattgTCTGGCTTCAAATCTCTATGACTGATCCCCTTTGAATGAATGTATTTGACAGCTTCTAATATTTGTCGcgatatttcttttccagCTTCTTCACCAACAGCACCATGAGCTGCAACAAAATCCATAAGATCACCACCAGATACAAATTCCATCACCATATAATAACTATCCTTATCTTCATAGAAACCTTTAAGTCGTACAATTCTTGGATGGTCTAACTGTTGCAACACTTCTAATTCTCTACTAACACCTTCCATATTACCCATGACTTTTCTCTTACTAATGATCTTTACTGCAAATGTCTTCCCCGTAGATCTCTCCACAGCCTTCTTCACTGTGGCAAAGGCACCTTGTCCGACTACTTCATCCTGAATGgaaaaatctttaaatataCCTGTCAATGTAGACTCTCCCAATTGATCTAATTTGGCACCGTTTTTCGTAAAGGCAAGAATTCTACTATTCGGTCTCAAGTTTTCCAAAGTAGCTTGTTGTAAAGTTTTCctaaatctttcattaataaacaCTACTAACGATAGCACATCGGAATCGATCCCGACACCCACAGTAATCTCATCTCCCTGTGAAAGTAATTGATTGCTATCCTTAATCAACTTGACACCATTAAGCCACGTCCCATTGGTAGAAACGTccttcaacaacaaatttcCATCTTCACCAAGTAAAATCTTAAAATGTACATTAGATAATCTGGTAATATTACCGAAATGATAGTCACAAGTAACATTTCTCCCAAAGGTCCAAACCTTCTTTATCGATTGATCCACCTTCACAATCTCAGCAATATCTCCCTTCAGATCTCTAATGGGTATCTGTCCCGTCGTGCAAATGATCCTGCAGACGATGTTCTCATCGATCTGTTCCTGGGAGAACTTCTCAATAAGGAACCGTTGTGTGGCCTGTGTAGCCTGTTGGGTGGGTTGAGTGGTGTTATCCATATATGAGCAATAATGTATGCTTACTCTGGTGGTTCCTCTATTCGAGCTGATTGTGTGAAACTTTTTTTGCAGGGtttcatttctttattcACCTCGATTTCGCGTTTTGTCGTCACAATTCACGCGTTTCAATTTTTGCTGGAGCAATAACAAGTAAATAGTTAGGTTTCCAGTAGCAACGATGACTAGATGAACGTCATTAGGAACTTTAGTGCAATGTCTTCTTGTTTGGTTGTTAAATGTGTAGTATTGTCTGTATTTCTGTTTTGGGGGTATTCACTTGTCTTAAAAGAGTTTCAGCTTTGTTATTTGAAGGTGCTTATTAGGTGGCGTAAGGGAGAAAACTAGGAGATAGCCGCcttgtatatatatatgtatttgGAACTGAAGAAGGAAACTATAAAAATGGCACTAAAGACACCCAAAGGGAAGTTTAAGTCTCCATTTAAGGGTGTGGTGACTCCTAATTCATCTTTAGTACAGAAGTCAGTCTCTCTGAAAAAGGCGGTGGTCATTGATAACAACAGTGAGGAAACCAGGTTAAATCGAGGCCAGAAGTTGCTTGTGAATGAACTAGACAAACAAATTCGTAGTTATGAAAGGTTAAATATCGAATTAATACAAGCCATCAAGTAtttagatgatgataactctgaagaattgaaaactGAACAATTAATTAACAAGTGGAGGGATATTTCCCAAAGTACAATGGCGTATTTACTCAATTCGATCTTAAACAAGATTGATAAGATGGGTGGGTATGAAGAATTTAGACAGAAGGAGATAGAGAGGGAGAAAACACAATTGGAATATCAACTAGACGATGGAATTGAAGAGTCCTTCGGGAGTATTTTGGAATCGGATGAATTTAAGATGCTGTCCCTGGAAGATCAAGATGAATACAAGCAGGAAATGGAAACCAAGTTGAAAGAGatggaagaatttaaacAGAAGCAGCttgaaaagtttgaaaaggaaatggaAAACGTGACGAATAAACAGCTGGATATGAAAGAACTGAGCAAACGTCTAAATGTGGAATATGATTTAGTCTTTCCAGAGGATTGACATTTTATTTGATCTCCTTTCGTATGACAACTTTATTATATCATCTCAATTTCTGGGTATTTACAAATCCCAAAGCAATAATGCTTCTTTCTATCATCAGATTAAATCTTTAAGTATTCTATTGATGGCGCCGCTTCGTGAAAATATCCTATAAcattagatgaagaaaaattcataaGCTCTTAACCTAAAGAACAAATCTAAGTACCATATTCCACTGGCAGCACATACCGCCTGGATAGTAAATCGCAATGAGTACCAGtgtattgaagaattcgGTTACCCAATACTTGGAGGAAATTCCACAACAGGTGCAAACTAGACTTTATGAATCACCAGCAACGTGTTTGGCCATTTATAGATTACTGCCTCAACTAGCTAAATTTTTCGTCATGTCTATGGTTTTCAATGATAAAGAAGTCTCTTTACGTGATTTAGATAGATGGGTGAAGTCTAATGGGAAAATGCAATTCCAAGATGCTATCAAATCCATGAAATCATTACATTTGATCATACCTTCGAAAAGTAACGGAGGTCCCTTAATGATTAACTTAAATCCAACATTCAGGGAGAGCTTTAAGAACGCATTGACAGGTGGTCAGGTGGATAATTCATTTGGTATAGTAGcagatgatgacgatgataaTGGAGTTGTTTCATTACAATTATTGGATGAGTATTCTGCAAATAAATGGGAGACAATTTTACATTTTATGGTGGGGACTCCCATGTCAAGCATACCATCGGCAAGTGTTTTAAACCTATTGAAACATACAAGACTGATGGAAGAAGTAGATCATACTAGTGAATTCAAAATTACCAATGAAGGGTTTCAATTCCTGTTACAAGAATTGAACTCTCAAATTTGGACTTTATTATTGcagtatttgaaaatgtctGAAACGTTAAAGATGGATTCTGTGGATGTTTTgaactttatttttatgTTAGGTGCATTAGAAGTTGGGAAGGGGTACAGCATAGATGGTCTAAGTGAAACGCAAAAGATAATGTTGAAAGATATGAGAGATTATGGGCTggttttccaaaaatataCAAATTCGAATTTATTCTATCCTACCAATTTGGCTTTGATGCTAACATCAGACACTA belongs to Naumovozyma castellii chromosome 3, complete genome and includes:
- the MEI5 gene encoding Mei5p (ancestral locus Anc_8.618), which codes for MYLELKKETIKMALKTPKGKFKSPFKGVVTPNSSLVQKSVSLKKAVVIDNNSEETRLNRGQKLLVNELDKQIRSYERLNIELIQAIKYLDDDNSEELKTEQLINKWRDISQSTMAYLLNSILNKIDKMGGYEEFRQKEIEREKTQLEYQLDDGIEESFGSILESDEFKMLSLEDQDEYKQEMETKLKEMEEFKQKQLEKFEKEMENVTNKQLDMKELSKRLNVEYDLVFPED
- the TFB2 gene encoding TFIIH/NER complex subunit TFB2 (ancestral locus Anc_8.620) → MSTSVLKNSVTQYLEEIPQQVQTRLYESPATCLAIYRLLPQLAKFFVMSMVFNDKEVSLRDLDRWVKSNGKMQFQDAIKSMKSLHLIIPSKSNGGPLMINLNPTFRESFKNALTGGQVDNSFGIVADDDDDNGVVSLQLLDEYSANKWETILHFMVGTPMSSIPSASVLNLLKHTRLMEEVDHTSEFKITNEGFQFLLQELNSQIWTLLLQYLKMSETLKMDSVDVLNFIFMLGALEVGKGYSIDGLSETQKIMLKDMRDYGLVFQKYTNSNLFYPTNLALMLTSDTKSIVRTASGALESVLQNKREDSSKQANGEINKDLITNGDELDQVGYNPQDIPDGSLIIETNFKLYSYSNSPLQIATLSLFVHLKSRFANMVTGQITRESIRRALINGITADQIIAYLETHAHPQMRRLAEERLEKKLELDPNSKDPLQVLPPTVVDQIKLWQLELDRVITYEGSLYSDFETIAEYTTLSKYAQDIGVLLWKDDKKKKFFVSKEGNSQVLDYAKRKLKKK